The DNA segment CTCGAGTTTGAGATTGTAACCGACGCGTTTATCAGTATGGTGGGCCCTTCTGGTGCCGGTAAGAGTACCCTGCTTAACATTCTCAGCGGATTGGATACCGACTTTGATGGCAGCCTGGAGTGGGTGGGTGGGGGTCCAGGTTGTGTCAGTTATGTTTTTCAGGATCCCCGCTTGATGCCCTGGCTGACTGTCAGAGAAAACGTCGAGCTCGTTATGAGCGATGCCAAAAAAGAACGTGCATGGATCGACCACCTGTTGCAAATGGTAGAACTCTATGACAGGTCAGAGGCATTTCCAGGACAACTCTCAGGCGGCATGCAACGGCGTGTGGCATTGGCAAGAGCGATGGCCATAAAGCCGGATATACTATTGCTGGATGAACCCTTATCATCCCTGGATGCCCCAACAGCAGCGTCACTGAGAGAGATGGTGCTTGAGCTCTGGCGGAATCACTCAAGCGCGGTGATGCTGGTGACCCACAATCTGAATGAGGCATTGG comes from the Candidatus Thiodiazotropha sp. CDECU1 genome and includes:
- a CDS encoding ABC transporter ATP-binding protein; its protein translation is MKGCRVKIREKSFGEISVIQNLEFEIVTDAFISMVGPSGAGKSTLLNILSGLDTDFDGSLEWVGGGPGCVSYVFQDPRLMPWLTVRENVELVMSDAKKERAWIDHLLQMVELYDRSEAFPGQLSGGMQRRVALARAMAIKPDILLLDEPLSSLDAPTAASLREMVLELWRNHSSAVMLVTHNLNEALELADQVLFLSKGPASIIHEEVVQPSRIDPAVERDSDQLTRALLQRHPEILSGIAALDGRKYKSANKSK